In a genomic window of Cuculus canorus isolate bCucCan1 chromosome Z, bCucCan1.pri, whole genome shotgun sequence:
- the MTMR12 gene encoding myotubularin-related protein 12 yields the protein MLGGGARAAKPSFVSYISPEEIHIKEPIEKEVNPRLLPGELLLCEASTVYKYIQEDGSNRGTYGKLVCTNFKIAFLDDDSASDDNEPQFKNKIVGENDITLQCVDQIYGVYDEKKKLLTGQLRKYPEKLIIYCKDLRVFHFCLRYTKEEEVKRIVSGIVHHSQTPKLLKRLFLFSYASAAPNNTDGRNQTVMFDTLEDWHNELERTKGNVKYKVVTTNEGYRVSEKLPLYFVVPICLSEESILKYEGRGIPIWCWSCHNGAALLKMSAFPKEQDDSTAQMQKAFLDGIYKTISKPPYELLKMDDLSSSLPSLQDIQTAYTRFKQLFLIDNSTDFWATDVKWFSLLESTNWLEIIRRVLKKAIEVAECLERQHTNVLLIEESATDLCCVISSLVQVMMDSHSRTKSGFQSLIQKEWVAGGHGFLDRCNHLHKSDKEEAPVFLLLLNCVWQLVQQYPPAFEFTETYLTVLSDSLYVPIFSTFFFNSQHQKDTNTSGESLKTQSGPFRFLTVWDWSVQFDPKAQAFLNNPLYAEKPKPDKSQRKTARFKHQRQLSLPLTQTKPSTKRGFFREETDHLIKNILGKRIGKFINSSDEPPNSFREFYDSWHSKPVDYHGLLLPRIDGPEIKVWAQRYLRWIPEAQLHGGGTIATAAKILDLMEEVQSLQVKMDEEHSQAVSRNVHSVPLLRNSARLSSLFPFALLQRQSIKPALPTSTWKDLEDEDDLVKRDDEFVDLSGDTS from the exons GAAATACACATAAAGGAACCCATTGAAAAGGAAGTAAATCCTCGCTTATTACCAG GTGAACTGCTGCTTTGTGAGGCAAGCACAGTATACAAGTACATACAAGAAGATGGGTCAAATCGTGGCACCTATGGGAAACTTGTGTGTACGAACTTCAAGATTGCTTTCCTTGATGATGATTCTGCTTCAGATGATAAT GAGCCACAATTTAAGAATAAGATCGTAGGAGAAAATGACATAACACTGCAATGTGTAGATCAAATCTATGGAG tttatgatgagaaaaagaagcttCTAACTGGACAACTGAGAAAATACCCAGAAAAGCTAATTATCTACTGTAAAGACCTTAGAGTATTTCATTTCTGCCTGAGATACACAAAAGAAGAGGAAGTGAAAAGA ATCGTCAGTGGTATAGTTCATCATAGCCAGACTCCTAAGCTCCTTAAACGcttgtttctgttctcttaTGCATCAGCAGCCCCAAACAACACAG ATGGAAGAAACCAAACTGTGATGTTTGATACGCTTGAGGACTGGCACAATGAGTTGGAGAGGACCAAAGGGAACGTGAAATATAAAGTGGTGACTACCAATGAAGGCTACAGAGTCTCTGAAAA gttgcctttgtattttgttgttcCCATATGCCTTTCTGAGGAAAGTATCTTGAAGTATGAAGGCAGAGGCATTCCT ATTTGGTGTTGGTCTTGCCATAATGGTGCTGCTCTTCTCAAAATGTCTGCATTTCCCAAAGAACAGGATGACAGCACTGCACAAATGCAAAAAGCCTTCTTGGATGG AATCTATAAGACAATTAGCAAACCACCCTATGAACTCCTGAAGATGGATGACTTGTCAAGCAGCCTGCCATCTCTGCAAGATATCCAGACTGCATACACAAGATTTAAACAGCTGTTTTTGATAG ataacaGTACAGACTTCTGGGCAACTGATGTGAAATGGTTTTCTTTACTGGAAAGCACGAACTGGCTAGAGATAATCAG GCGAGTCTTGAAGAAAGCAATAGAAGTTGCAGAGTGTCTGGAAAGACAGCACACAAATGTTCTTCTTATAG AAGAGAGTGCTACTGATCTGTGCTGTGTAATCTCTAGTCTGGTTCAAGTGATGATGGACTCACACAGCAGAACAAAGTCAGGGTTTCAGAGCCTTATTCAGAAGGAGTGGGTAGCTGGAGGACATGGCTTTTTGGATCGTTGTAATCACTTACATAAAAGTGACAAAGAGGAG GCTCCCGTTTTTCTGCTCCTGCTAAATTGTGTTTGGCAGTTGGTACAACAGTATCCTCCAGCATTTGAGTTCACAGAAACTTACTTAACTGTCTTGTCAGACAGCCTCTATGTGCCTATTTTTAGCACTTTCTTCTTCAACTCACAACATCAAAAAGACACTAATACG AGTGGTGAAAGCCTCAAGACACAAAGTGGTCCTTTCAGATTTCTGACTGTGTGGGACTGGTCTGTGCAGTTTGACCCCAAGGCCCAGGCTTTTCTGAACAACCCTCTTTATGCAGAGAAGCCAAAACCAGATAAAAGCCAACGGAAAACTGCACGATTCAAA CATCAACGGCAACTTTCTTTGCCATTGACACAAACAAAACCTTCCACAAAGCGAGGATTTTTCAGGGAGGAAACGGATCACTTAATAAAAAACATTCTGGGTAAAAGAATTGGCAAGTTCATAAATTCTTCAGATGAACCTCCTAATAGCTTCAGGGAATTTTATGATAGCTGGCACAGTAAACCTGTTGACTATCATGGTCTTCTGTTACCTCGCATCGATGGCCCTGAAATCAAAGTCTGGGCACAACGGTATTTACGATGGATTCCTGAAGCCCAGCTTCATGGTGGTGGTACAATAGCTACAGCTGCCAAGATTTTGGACTTGATGGAGGAAGTGCAAAGCTTGCAGGTGAAAATGGATGAAGAACATAGTCAAGCTGTTTCTAGGAATGTACATTCTGTTCCACTGCTGAGAAATTCTGCCCGTTTGTcatctttgtttccatttgctttACTTCAGAGACAGTCTATCAAACCAGCTTTACCCACTAGCACCTGGAAAGACTTAGAAGATGAAGATGACTTAGTCAAGAGGGATGACGAATTCGTTGATCTAAGTGGTGATACGTCGTAA